One part of the Muntiacus reevesi chromosome 18, mMunRee1.1, whole genome shotgun sequence genome encodes these proteins:
- the LOC136149383 gene encoding keratin-associated protein 9-1-like: MSHCCSPCCQPTCCRPTCCRTTCCRPTCCEPSCCQSCCPPTCSQTTCCRTTCCKPTCVTTCCKPSCCEPSCCQPCCPPTCYQTSENTCCRTTCCKPTCVTTCCQPTCGGSSCCQPCCRPACCQTTCCRTTCLKPTCVTSCCQPTCCEASCCQPSCPQTCCQTTETTCCKPTCVTTCCQPTCCGSSSCGQTCIGSSCCQPCSRPVCCQTTCCRTTCLKPTCCCHPSCVSTCCQPSCC, from the exons ATGAGTCATTG CTGCTCCCCTTGCTGTCAACCTACCTGCTGCCGGCCCACCTGCTGCAGGACCACCTGCTGCCGGCCCACCTGCTGTGAGCCCAGCTGCTGTCAGTCCTGCTGCCCCCCAACTTGCTCTCAAACCACCTGTTGCAGGACCACCTGCTGCAAACCTACTTGTGTGACCACCTGCTGTAAGCCCAGCTGCTGTGAGCCCAGCTGCTGTCAACCTTGCTGCCCCCCAACTTGCTATCAGACTAGTGAAAACACCTGCTGTAGGACCACCTGCTGCAAACCAACCTGTGTGACCACCTGCTGTCAACCCACCTGCGGTGGGTCCAGCTGCTGCCAGCCTTGCTGCCGCCCTGCCTGCTGTCAGACCACCTGCTGCAGGACCACCTGCCTCAAGCCTACTTGTGTGACCTCCTGCTGCCAGCCCACCTGCTGTGAGGCCAGCTGCTGccagccctcctgcccccaaacttgCTGTCAAACCACTGAAACCACCTGCTGCAAACCTACTTGTGTGACCACCTGCTGCCAGCCCACCTGCTGTGGATCCAGCAGCTGTGGACAAACCTGCATTGGGTCCAG CTGCTGCCAGCCTTGCAGCCGCCCTGTCTGCTGTCAGACCACCTGCTGCAGGACCACCTGCCTCAAGCCTACTTG CTGCTGCCACCCCAGCTGTGTGTCCACCTGCTGCCAGCCTTCCTGCTGCTGA